One Pullulanibacillus sp. KACC 23026 DNA segment encodes these proteins:
- a CDS encoding ABC transporter ATP-binding protein has protein sequence MDIQVTHVSKSFDKKEVIKDITFTIPAGEICCLLGPSGSGKTTMIRLMIGAIAADRGTIQFGDVQMPNMNLLKKIGFMPQNDALYDDLSAEANLHFFGGLYRFNKRQLDKRIEEVLTLVDLTEHRKKLVKNFSGGMKKRLSLAAAILHHPEVLFLDEPTVGIDPVLRRTIWDQFKEIKKSGTTIIVSTHVMDEVAECDKAALIYNGALIQYDTLTNLLAKTENGRVEELFFMASNELKGGAGQ, from the coding sequence ATGGATATTCAAGTCACTCATGTTAGTAAAAGCTTTGATAAAAAAGAGGTCATAAAAGATATCACGTTCACCATTCCGGCTGGGGAGATCTGTTGTTTGCTTGGTCCTTCTGGTTCAGGAAAAACGACGATGATTCGCCTAATGATTGGGGCCATTGCTGCGGATCGTGGAACCATTCAATTTGGAGATGTACAGATGCCTAACATGAATCTGTTAAAAAAAATCGGATTTATGCCGCAGAATGACGCATTGTATGACGATCTTTCCGCTGAAGCTAACTTGCATTTTTTCGGAGGACTCTATCGTTTTAATAAACGGCAATTGGATAAGCGTATTGAAGAAGTCCTTACTTTAGTTGATTTGACCGAGCATCGAAAGAAATTGGTTAAAAATTTTTCTGGCGGTATGAAAAAGCGGCTCTCACTTGCGGCGGCTATCTTGCATCATCCTGAAGTCTTGTTCTTAGATGAACCGACAGTTGGAATCGACCCCGTACTGCGCCGAACCATTTGGGACCAGTTTAAGGAGATTAAAAAATCGGGAACCACCATCATTGTCTCAACGCATGTCATGGATGAAGTCGCGGAGTGCGACAAAGCGGCACTCATCTATAACGGTGCTTTGATTCAATATGACACTTTAACCAATCTTCTCGCAAAAACAGAAAATGGAAGAGTTGAAGAGTTATTCTTCATGGCCTCAAACGAATTAAAAGGCGGTGCGGGCCAATGA
- a CDS encoding TetR/AcrR family transcriptional regulator, whose translation MRDKMMDLRVIRTKEAIRDALVELIEEKGFEAITVKDITTRAKINRGTFYSHYQDKYDLMSKCEEEVINEMEDKIVKNLPTILADAGTLALNPKIFTILVPFFDYLYRNRGFMKAVLGPKGDVSFQTKLKEFMLKSLFKNNPLLKEENLLVPSDYLVSYIGSAHLGVIQQWLNSDRNETPQEIARILATMTINGPLFAAGLKK comes from the coding sequence GTGCGGGATAAAATGATGGACTTAAGGGTCATTCGAACAAAGGAAGCAATCCGAGATGCATTGGTAGAATTAATCGAGGAGAAGGGATTTGAAGCGATCACTGTCAAAGACATCACCACCAGGGCTAAGATTAACCGGGGAACCTTTTATAGCCATTATCAGGATAAGTATGACTTAATGAGCAAATGTGAGGAAGAGGTCATTAATGAAATGGAAGACAAGATTGTCAAGAACTTACCGACTATCCTTGCCGATGCAGGAACATTAGCTTTGAATCCCAAAATTTTCACCATTCTTGTCCCGTTTTTTGACTATCTCTATCGGAACAGAGGGTTTATGAAGGCCGTCCTTGGGCCCAAAGGCGATGTCTCCTTCCAAACAAAATTGAAAGAATTCATGCTGAAATCCCTTTTTAAAAATAACCCGCTTCTCAAGGAAGAAAATCTCCTTGTCCCATCTGACTACTTAGTATCTTATATCGGATCAGCCCATTTAGGTGTCATTCAGCAATGGCTGAACAGTGACCGAAACGAAACCCCACAAGAAATCGCCCGAATCCTCGCCACCATGACCATCAACGGTCCCCTATTTGCCGCTGGATTGAAAAAGTGA
- the rlmD gene encoding 23S rRNA (uracil(1939)-C(5))-methyltransferase RlmD → MTTRGETFVADIEHLDDRGSGRAVVWRENELGNPKKLKLTIPQVLPGEKVRVYVDEPTKKRWRTSAQEILEAHPERVGADCPHFETCGGCVWQHWQYEGQLQEKTNHVKHAIASQGFDPRLVNDTIGMENPWHYRNKMEFTFAVDGSLGLHEQGNFRKIIPLETCLIAGKEMVEAAMVVAAWTKDHQLSGYDKDKHEGLLRHLMVRQSFATGELMLGLFATEEPSGDLEAVVKDLVARITEKFPSVKSLLWLENTDWADVTQSEKTHVLAGRDFIYDEMDGFRFRVWFNTFFQTNPTQAQKLVDIALEMGQPKETETMIDLFCGVGTFSLPFAKRVKQLAGIEIVESSIESAKRNASDNGIDNTYFLAKDARHGLDDILEKFGTPDLLVLDPPRSGAGGKVMRKIGRSKPERIVYISCNPDTFATDIKELVDFGYELKEVQPVDLFPHTVHVECVSQLELKK, encoded by the coding sequence ATGACAACAAGAGGAGAAACATTTGTTGCCGATATCGAGCATTTAGATGATCGAGGCTCCGGCCGCGCGGTTGTGTGGCGTGAGAATGAACTCGGCAATCCAAAAAAGCTCAAGCTCACGATTCCCCAAGTACTGCCAGGAGAGAAGGTTCGCGTTTATGTGGACGAGCCGACGAAAAAGCGCTGGAGAACAAGTGCTCAGGAAATTTTGGAAGCCCATCCCGAGCGCGTGGGCGCCGATTGCCCGCATTTTGAGACATGCGGAGGCTGCGTCTGGCAGCATTGGCAATATGAAGGGCAATTACAGGAAAAAACCAATCATGTCAAGCACGCGATTGCGTCGCAAGGGTTCGATCCGCGACTTGTAAATGACACGATTGGCATGGAGAATCCATGGCATTATCGCAATAAAATGGAATTCACATTTGCGGTGGACGGTTCGCTTGGGCTTCATGAGCAAGGAAATTTCAGAAAGATCATCCCGCTTGAAACCTGCTTAATTGCTGGAAAAGAAATGGTTGAGGCCGCCATGGTTGTTGCCGCTTGGACGAAGGACCACCAGCTCTCCGGCTACGACAAGGACAAGCACGAAGGACTGCTTCGTCACTTGATGGTACGCCAATCTTTTGCAACTGGCGAACTTATGCTCGGCCTGTTTGCGACGGAGGAGCCATCAGGAGACTTAGAAGCGGTGGTGAAGGATCTGGTCGCCCGCATCACGGAAAAATTTCCAAGTGTGAAAAGCCTGCTGTGGCTTGAAAACACAGATTGGGCGGACGTGACCCAATCTGAAAAAACTCATGTGTTAGCAGGACGCGATTTTATTTACGATGAAATGGACGGCTTCCGTTTCCGCGTCTGGTTCAACACGTTCTTTCAAACGAATCCGACTCAAGCTCAAAAGCTTGTCGACATTGCCCTGGAAATGGGCCAGCCAAAAGAAACTGAAACCATGATTGATTTGTTCTGTGGCGTTGGCACGTTCTCATTGCCGTTTGCTAAACGTGTGAAGCAGCTGGCCGGGATTGAAATCGTCGAATCCTCCATTGAATCGGCTAAGCGCAACGCCAGTGACAATGGCATTGATAACACGTATTTCTTAGCAAAAGATGCTCGCCACGGATTGGACGATATTCTTGAAAAATTTGGGACACCGGATCTGCTTGTCCTTGATCCACCGCGCTCTGGAGCTGGCGGCAAGGTCATGCGCAAAATCGGCCGATCCAAGCCCGAACGCATCGTTTACATCTCCTGTAACCCAGACACCTTTGCGACAGATATCAAAGAACTCGTCGATTTTGGCTACGAACTAAAAGAAGTCCAGCCAGTTGACCTGTTCCCGCATACCGTGCATGTGGAGTGTGTCTCGCAGTTGGAATTGAAGAAATAA
- a CDS encoding GNAT family protein, with amino-acid sequence MLYKFTNMTQEQAEDISFNWHYDGEYSFYDMEADKEDLEEFLDPEQRGNSTFAVTKENELVAFFSVSKIADGTLEIGLGMRPDLTGQGCGLEFLKEGLNFVEFRYKPNKITLSVATFNQRAIKVYRKVGFTDVKTFMQNTNGSTFEFLKMQYEC; translated from the coding sequence ATGCTATATAAGTTTACTAATATGACTCAAGAGCAGGCTGAGGATATTTCATTTAACTGGCATTACGACGGAGAGTATTCTTTTTATGATATGGAAGCCGACAAAGAAGATTTGGAAGAATTTTTAGACCCCGAACAAAGAGGAAACTCAACATTTGCTGTAACAAAAGAAAATGAATTGGTTGCTTTCTTCAGTGTTAGTAAAATTGCCGATGGAACGCTTGAAATTGGTTTAGGAATGAGACCAGATTTAACTGGCCAAGGATGTGGTTTAGAATTCTTAAAGGAAGGTTTGAATTTCGTTGAATTTAGGTACAAACCTAACAAAATTACATTATCAGTGGCGACTTTTAATCAAAGAGCAATAAAAGTTTATAGAAAAGTTGGTTTTACGGATGTTAAAACGTTTATGCAAAATACAAACGGGAGCACCTTCGAATTCTTAAAAATGCAATATGAATGCTGA
- a CDS encoding DUF4367 domain-containing protein, giving the protein MKFLIIFSLVITQFLTAPFFVQAKEKNVSMQQIKNEVNFKVLVPKRLPKDLQMNIKPYPPTEYGKPTKFTMTFTKNKQFVFNIQERKSNQKELDKDVYSYGQPVSINGNRGYFLTSGHKDGHLLIWIQNGTVIEMDSTLSKEKMLEIAQSVE; this is encoded by the coding sequence GTGAAATTTCTAATAATTTTCAGTTTAGTAATTACGCAATTCTTGACAGCCCCATTCTTTGTACAAGCGAAGGAAAAGAATGTATCTATGCAACAAATTAAAAATGAAGTTAATTTCAAGGTATTGGTACCTAAAAGACTTCCAAAAGATTTGCAAATGAATATCAAACCCTATCCTCCAACTGAATACGGAAAGCCAACAAAGTTTACAATGACCTTCACCAAAAACAAGCAGTTTGTTTTTAACATTCAAGAAAGGAAATCCAACCAAAAAGAACTCGACAAAGATGTTTACTCTTATGGTCAACCTGTATCTATAAATGGTAATAGAGGCTATTTTCTGACTTCTGGGCATAAAGATGGTCATTTGCTTATTTGGATACAAAACGGAACAGTTATTGAAATGGATAGCACCTTATCAAAGGAGAAAATGCTTGAGATAGCTCAATCTGTAGAATAA
- a CDS encoding PadR family transcriptional regulator: MENITEMLKGVLEGCVLEIISRGETYGYEITQQLRDLGFTDVVEGTVYTITMRLEKNNLVDIEKKRSTMGPPRKFFTLNAAGQKQLEVFWEKWNFISSKLNELKAFKAK; encoded by the coding sequence TTGGAAAATATCACGGAAATGCTGAAAGGGGTACTCGAGGGTTGTGTGCTTGAGATCATCAGCCGTGGCGAGACGTATGGCTATGAAATCACACAACAGCTGAGAGACCTTGGCTTCACTGATGTGGTTGAAGGTACCGTTTATACGATTACCATGAGACTTGAGAAAAATAATCTGGTGGATATCGAGAAGAAGCGATCGACTATGGGACCACCGAGAAAATTTTTCACACTCAACGCAGCCGGTCAAAAGCAACTTGAAGTTTTTTGGGAAAAATGGAACTTTATCTCAAGCAAACTAAATGAATTAAAGGCATTTAAAGCCAAATAA
- a CDS encoding DUF1048 domain-containing protein: MNFFEKITGSDITKEMKGFEERAKVLPAEFQTTWKEIVSNLWIHGDFSGRNLMPIFDSTLELLEVTSVDGQSVEEVLGEDIKGFCAALVGDEGAKTYRDKWRDQLNKNVARKLGGLK, encoded by the coding sequence ATGAACTTTTTTGAAAAAATAACGGGCAGCGATATAACTAAAGAAATGAAAGGTTTTGAAGAACGGGCAAAAGTCTTGCCGGCTGAATTTCAAACGACTTGGAAAGAAATTGTCAGTAATCTCTGGATTCACGGAGATTTCAGTGGTCGTAATCTGATGCCGATTTTTGATAGTACTCTTGAACTGCTTGAGGTGACTTCAGTTGACGGTCAGAGTGTTGAAGAAGTACTAGGAGAGGATATCAAAGGCTTCTGCGCGGCGCTTGTTGGTGATGAAGGCGCAAAAACGTATCGAGATAAATGGCGCGATCAACTTAACAAGAACGTCGCAAGAAAATTAGGAGGACTGAAATGA
- a CDS encoding DUF1048 domain-containing protein, whose protein sequence is MSLKKIIEEKKEWRAHVSRVKALPQDYQIVYKEIQKYLFKVGPVELSEGLGLLSEIVSFFEEGAAAKKGVLEVTGTDVAAFCDALIENSNSKTYADLYQEAVTQNINKNMKK, encoded by the coding sequence ATGAGTCTCAAAAAAATAATTGAAGAAAAAAAAGAATGGAGAGCTCATGTTTCTCGTGTCAAAGCGCTTCCGCAAGATTACCAAATTGTCTATAAAGAGATCCAGAAATATCTCTTCAAAGTGGGTCCTGTTGAGCTAAGCGAAGGGCTCGGACTGCTGTCGGAAATTGTTAGCTTCTTTGAAGAAGGCGCAGCTGCTAAGAAAGGTGTGCTTGAAGTCACCGGAACAGACGTTGCTGCTTTCTGTGATGCACTGATTGAGAATTCGAATTCTAAAACTTACGCAGACCTCTATCAAGAAGCGGTCACTCAAAACATCAATAAGAATATGAAAAAATAG
- a CDS encoding MerR family transcriptional regulator → MKIKELAEMTRLTTYTIRYYEKEGLLDSRHFQRDENNYRNYNEKAIERLKLIKKFQSVGCSLNELKEIFQERDAHSSTSLEAIEWIRQKIREIERKKNEYDQIIGKLNWMLEYKLALVNDPQRATAMLIDPPFD, encoded by the coding sequence ATGAAAATAAAAGAATTAGCTGAAATGACAAGATTGACAACCTACACCATTCGTTATTATGAAAAAGAAGGTCTACTGGATAGTCGACATTTCCAAAGAGATGAAAATAACTATCGTAACTACAATGAAAAGGCCATCGAACGTCTAAAACTTATAAAAAAGTTTCAAAGCGTAGGCTGTTCATTAAATGAATTGAAGGAAATCTTTCAAGAACGCGATGCACATTCATCGACCAGTCTTGAAGCCATTGAGTGGATTCGCCAAAAGATACGTGAAATCGAACGAAAAAAGAATGAATACGATCAGATCATTGGAAAGCTTAACTGGATGCTAGAATACAAGTTAGCATTAGTCAATGACCCACAAAGGGCAACTGCTATGTTAATCGATCCTCCTTTTGATTAA
- a CDS encoding SDR family oxidoreductase: MRIFVTGATGYIGSAVVSELINGGHTVIGLSRSDRGAAQLKKAGAEVHHGSLDDLDSLHSGAANADGVIHLAFIHDFDNFAHSLETDLRVIKTIGEALEGSGKPFITTAHANGAASDNEVLALANRGVRTAIVSLAPSVHGTGDKGFVPRLINIAREKGVSAYIGDGSNRWPAVHRLDAAKLYRLALEKAPAGSQLDGVGDEGVPFRSIAGVIGKHLNVPVESISREGANDRFGFLGTIAALDIPRSSKTTQELLGWEPIHPGLIEDLEQGHYFRS; this comes from the coding sequence ATGCGTATTTTTGTAACAGGAGCAACAGGCTATATTGGTTCTGCCGTCGTCAGTGAGCTTATAAATGGAGGACACACCGTCATCGGTCTTTCACGTTCAGATCGAGGTGCTGCACAATTGAAAAAAGCGGGTGCCGAGGTGCATCATGGGAGTCTTGATGACCTAGATAGCCTGCACAGCGGTGCTGCCAATGCGGACGGTGTGATTCACCTGGCGTTTATCCACGATTTCGATAATTTTGCTCATTCACTTGAAACGGATTTACGTGTTATTAAGACAATAGGAGAGGCGCTCGAAGGCTCAGGCAAGCCGTTCATAACGACTGCTCATGCCAATGGGGCAGCATCGGATAACGAGGTATTAGCGCTGGCAAATCGTGGAGTCCGAACAGCGATTGTTTCGCTTGCGCCATCTGTCCACGGTACGGGAGATAAGGGCTTCGTGCCGAGACTGATCAACATAGCCCGTGAAAAAGGTGTATCTGCCTATATTGGTGATGGATCCAATCGCTGGCCGGCTGTTCATCGCCTTGATGCCGCCAAGCTTTACCGCCTAGCATTGGAAAAGGCACCTGCCGGGTCACAATTAGATGGGGTAGGGGATGAAGGTGTGCCATTTCGCAGCATCGCGGGTGTCATTGGTAAGCATTTGAATGTTCCGGTAGAGAGTATTTCACGCGAAGGGGCTAATGATCGTTTCGGATTTCTCGGCACTATTGCGGCACTCGACATTCCGAGATCGAGTAAAACGACTCAGGAACTCTTGGGATGGGAACCGATCCATCCAGGGCTCATTGAGGATCTCGAGCAAGGTCACTACTTCAGAAGTTGA
- a CDS encoding DUF2200 domain-containing protein — MTKHRIYTTSFANVYPFYVKKAERKGRTKAEVDEIIRWLTGYSQDELQVQLEKETDFETFFSEAPQLNSARALIKGVVCGVRVEDIEEPMMREIRYLDKLIDELAKGKAMEKILRK; from the coding sequence ATGACTAAACATAGGATCTATACAACAAGTTTCGCAAATGTCTATCCCTTTTATGTGAAGAAGGCGGAGAGAAAAGGTCGTACTAAAGCAGAAGTCGATGAAATCATCCGTTGGTTGACAGGGTATAGCCAAGATGAGTTACAAGTGCAACTGGAAAAAGAGACTGACTTTGAGACTTTCTTTTCGGAAGCTCCTCAACTGAATTCGGCACGGGCTTTGATCAAAGGCGTGGTCTGCGGTGTCCGAGTGGAAGACATTGAAGAACCAATGATGCGGGAAATTCGCTATTTGGACAAGCTGATTGATGAATTAGCGAAGGGAAAAGCAATGGAGAAGATATTGAGGAAATGA
- the vanZ-A gene encoding glycopeptide resistance protein VanZ-A, translating into MVSRGLLALYIVTLIWFVLFKLQYNVLSVFNYHHRSLNLIPFAGPSIVNGSFSEMIENVIIFVPLGLLLNVNFKQVGFLSKFVFMVALSLAFEIIQFIFAIGATDITDVITNTVGGYLGLILYGLSNRYINNKSLDRVIILVGLLLLLLLVYYRIHLRIRIS; encoded by the coding sequence ATAGTATCGAGGGGATTGCTAGCTTTATATATAGTGACCCTAATCTGGTTCGTGTTATTCAAATTACAATACAATGTCTTATCAGTCTTTAATTATCATCATCGAAGTCTTAACTTGATTCCATTTGCAGGCCCATCAATAGTAAATGGAAGTTTCAGCGAGATGATCGAGAATGTTATAATCTTTGTTCCTCTTGGCTTGTTATTGAATGTCAATTTCAAACAAGTAGGATTTTTATCTAAATTTGTTTTTATGGTGGCTTTGAGCCTTGCTTTTGAAATAATTCAATTTATCTTTGCTATTGGGGCGACAGACATTACCGATGTCATCACAAATACGGTTGGAGGCTATCTTGGACTAATTTTGTATGGTTTAAGCAATCGCTATATTAATAATAAAAGTCTAGACAGAGTGATTATTTTGGTTGGTCTGCTTTTGCTCCTATTACTCGTTTATTACCGTATCCATTTGAGAATTAGAATTTCTTAG
- a CDS encoding C1 family peptidase: MANEITTQLLEVFTANFNEKSTNKIIKNTVMKSGIDAAAENNDAVVAMNHVFSEEITTGAVANQKQSGRCWMFAALNTFRHKILETFKLKDFELSQNYTNFWDKFEKANFFLESVLKTAEEPLDGRLVSWIMSTPQQDGGQWDMFVSLIKKYGVVPKQVMPETFQSENSRRLNSIINRKLRRDAVKLRGLFSEGKSEAELQRAKEDMLSEVYQILTFALGEPPKTFDFDYRDADDVFHREEKVTPQAFYKKYVGIDLEDYVSIINAPTKDKPYGKTFTVQFLGNVVGGKPVKYLNVDMDTLKQLAIKQIKENESVWFGCDVGQSSNRDYGIMDTALFDYEETLGTSLHMTKEERLDYKESVMTHAMVLTGVNLVDEQPTRWKVENSWGNKVGKKGYFVMSDKWMDEYTYQVVINKAYLSDELKKAFDQEPIQLKPWDPMGSLAFMK; encoded by the coding sequence ATGGCTAACGAAATCACAACTCAACTTTTAGAGGTATTTACAGCGAATTTTAATGAGAAGTCCACTAATAAGATTATTAAAAATACAGTGATGAAAAGTGGCATTGATGCTGCCGCTGAGAATAATGATGCCGTTGTCGCAATGAATCATGTATTCTCAGAGGAGATTACAACAGGGGCGGTGGCGAACCAGAAGCAGAGCGGCCGTTGCTGGATGTTCGCGGCATTGAATACATTCCGTCACAAAATCCTTGAAACGTTTAAATTAAAGGATTTTGAGCTCTCACAAAATTATACCAATTTTTGGGATAAGTTTGAGAAGGCGAACTTTTTTCTTGAGAGTGTTCTGAAAACAGCCGAAGAACCATTGGATGGACGTCTCGTTTCTTGGATTATGTCAACACCTCAACAGGATGGCGGTCAGTGGGATATGTTCGTCTCTTTAATAAAAAAATATGGGGTTGTTCCAAAACAAGTCATGCCGGAGACCTTTCAAAGCGAAAATTCAAGACGCTTAAATTCGATTATAAATCGAAAATTACGCAGAGATGCGGTAAAGCTAAGAGGCTTGTTTAGTGAAGGGAAATCTGAAGCGGAATTGCAAAGAGCCAAAGAGGATATGCTTTCAGAGGTTTATCAAATCCTAACTTTCGCATTAGGAGAGCCGCCAAAAACATTTGATTTTGACTATCGCGATGCGGACGATGTTTTTCATCGAGAAGAAAAAGTGACGCCACAAGCTTTCTACAAAAAGTATGTGGGCATTGATTTAGAAGACTACGTGAGTATTATCAATGCCCCAACGAAGGATAAGCCTTATGGAAAGACCTTTACGGTTCAATTCCTTGGAAATGTTGTGGGGGGTAAACCTGTTAAGTATTTGAATGTCGACATGGATACATTAAAACAACTCGCTATTAAACAAATTAAGGAGAATGAAAGTGTCTGGTTTGGTTGTGATGTGGGTCAATCTTCCAATAGAGATTATGGCATCATGGACACCGCTCTTTTTGATTATGAAGAGACATTGGGAACGTCCCTGCATATGACAAAGGAAGAACGCTTGGATTATAAGGAAAGTGTGATGACCCACGCGATGGTACTGACGGGCGTTAATCTCGTCGATGAACAACCCACGCGCTGGAAGGTGGAAAATAGTTGGGGCAATAAGGTTGGGAAAAAAGGGTATTTTGTGATGAGTGATAAATGGATGGATGAGTATACTTACCAAGTGGTCATAAATAAAGCATACCTTTCAGACGAGTTGAAAAAAGCCTTCGATCAAGAGCCCATACAACTTAAGCCATGGGATCCAATGGGTTCCCTTGCATTTATGAAGTAA
- a CDS encoding YukJ family protein, which yields MPIKNYGVLKGKAVKTMMGSNNEPHYQVLIKDDAGTQYRIAINIKSQASPSDVLYYVGENFHSEELTTLPDLKFGFTAINPNNPSIGLDYIRGHLFNPSQMIPLPPEASGPDNDLNDKLQDYFKQAIEHGAIIYAFGQRWGPETNQPDQYFKFSPGNGIHDIHMNQGNTGGWTKDNGTWQDGGILIQFEQDKRWVAIFLAFQSQSWCTDENGNAIKPVDECDYKTVNVPK from the coding sequence TTGCCAATCAAAAATTATGGGGTTTTAAAGGGAAAAGCGGTTAAAACGATGATGGGAAGTAATAATGAGCCACATTATCAAGTTTTGATCAAGGATGATGCAGGAACCCAGTATCGAATTGCGATTAACATTAAATCACAGGCCTCTCCTTCAGACGTTTTATATTATGTCGGTGAGAATTTTCACTCAGAAGAATTGACGACCTTGCCCGATCTAAAATTTGGTTTTACCGCTATCAATCCTAACAACCCAAGTATTGGTCTTGATTATATAAGAGGACATTTATTTAATCCTTCCCAAATGATTCCACTGCCACCTGAAGCAAGCGGCCCGGATAATGATTTAAATGATAAACTTCAAGATTATTTTAAGCAGGCCATTGAGCATGGAGCAATCATTTATGCTTTCGGACAGAGATGGGGTCCTGAGACTAATCAGCCTGATCAATATTTTAAATTTTCACCTGGTAACGGTATCCATGACATTCATATGAATCAGGGAAACACGGGCGGTTGGACAAAGGATAATGGGACTTGGCAAGATGGGGGTATTTTAATCCAATTCGAACAGGATAAAAGGTGGGTGGCTATTTTCTTAGCTTTTCAATCTCAATCTTGGTGCACCGATGAGAATGGTAATGCCATTAAACCGGTTGATGAATGTGATTATAAAACGGTCAATGTTCCAAAGTAG
- a CDS encoding CarD family transcriptional regulator — protein MLGAGKIKAIEDKEISGEKQRYYIIKMSISKMDLMIPEKKLSSSGIRPITELKALNSIITIVQQEESDNSLVWKQRYKVNMEKMKTGNLKEEAEVVRDLMSMQKEKALNGSEKKLLDNARDFLISELNLIEGITENQIQSFCLN, from the coding sequence ATGCTCGGTGCAGGTAAAATTAAAGCCATTGAAGATAAGGAAATCTCAGGGGAAAAGCAAAGGTATTATATTATTAAGATGTCAATTAGTAAGATGGATTTAATGATCCCAGAGAAGAAACTTTCAAGTTCTGGCATACGTCCGATTACTGAGTTGAAAGCCTTAAATAGCATTATAACGATTGTTCAACAGGAAGAATCCGATAACTCCCTCGTATGGAAGCAGCGGTACAAAGTGAATATGGAAAAGATGAAAACTGGGAATTTGAAGGAAGAAGCTGAAGTGGTTCGTGATTTAATGAGCATGCAGAAAGAAAAAGCCCTTAATGGCAGCGAAAAAAAATTATTAGACAATGCTCGTGATTTCTTGATTAGTGAATTGAATTTAATAGAAGGAATTACCGAAAATCAGATCCAAAGCTTTTGCCTCAATTAA
- a CDS encoding cold-shock protein gives MEQGTVKWFNAEKGFGFIERENGDDVFVHFSAIQGEGFKSLDEGQSVTFDVEQGARGAQAANVQKA, from the coding sequence ATGGAACAAGGTACAGTAAAATGGTTTAACGCAGAAAAAGGTTTTGGCTTTATCGAACGTGAAAATGGAGACGACGTATTCGTACACTTCTCTGCTATCCAAGGTGAAGGCTTCAAATCACTTGACGAAGGTCAAAGTGTTACTTTTGACGTTGAGCAAGGTGCTCGTGGCGCTCAAGCTGCTAACGTTCAAAAAGCATAA
- a CDS encoding YitT family protein, whose product MSQVKSYSALLIGTFIEALCFTLLQSPNQLASGGTTGAALVLSPVLHISSVMILWAITFLLLGISFFFLGLQAIFKSIIGSLLVPLFIYLTKGLPPLTHDPLLASIYTGLGLGIGLSLIFSSGGNTGGFTVISQILFNKMNIKHSVSIIFMDASVLISGAFIFSTQKALYALLASLITRITMEFIQSKAKGSNKVAYIISSIEFEELISQTILNDLDRGLTKLSAFGGYTHRERRIMMTVIQASKVNKLKAIVQEIDPQSFIIICDTADVFGEGYSLPVYPRGKQFIS is encoded by the coding sequence ATGTCTCAAGTCAAGTCATACTCAGCCTTATTAATAGGTACCTTTATTGAGGCGCTATGCTTCACCTTACTTCAGAGCCCCAACCAATTAGCTTCAGGTGGTACAACAGGTGCAGCGCTTGTTCTTAGCCCTGTCCTACATATATCTTCAGTCATGATTTTATGGGCAATCACCTTTCTTTTATTAGGCATCAGCTTTTTCTTTTTGGGCTTACAAGCGATCTTCAAATCGATTATTGGTTCTTTGTTAGTACCCTTATTTATCTATCTTACAAAAGGACTACCCCCATTAACTCATGACCCACTGCTTGCAAGTATTTATACGGGATTGGGACTCGGAATTGGCTTATCCTTGATTTTTAGTTCAGGAGGAAATACAGGCGGGTTTACTGTCATTTCTCAAATTCTCTTTAATAAAATGAATATCAAACACAGCGTCTCGATTATTTTTATGGATGCAAGTGTTTTGATCTCAGGCGCCTTCATTTTCTCAACACAGAAGGCTTTGTATGCGCTGCTAGCCTCATTGATCACTCGAATTACGATGGAATTCATTCAATCAAAAGCAAAAGGCTCGAATAAAGTCGCGTATATTATTTCATCAATCGAATTTGAGGAACTAATAAGTCAAACCATTTTAAATGATTTAGATCGAGGATTAACCAAGTTATCAGCGTTTGGGGGCTATACACATCGCGAAAGAAGGATCATGATGACGGTCATTCAAGCATCAAAGGTTAATAAATTAAAAGCCATTGTACAAGAAATAGACCCGCAATCATTTATTATTATCTGTGATACGGCCGATGTTTTTGGCGAAGGCTATTCGCTTCCCGTCTACCCACGCGGGAAACAATTTATTTCTTAA